The sequence CTACCATTTGAACAACAATGGCTGTGCCTGACAGTGTAAGCATTGGGATCGAACACTTCTTGAGCATTTTGTAATATTTACATGAAAGGAAATGGAGAACATCATTTTTCTATATTTAGTTGATACAGTGCAATTGTTCCATTTCTCTAATGTAAATCAGCTCTTCCAGACGATGTGCCTCACTGTCTGAGAGGAATACCTACATATACACAGTTCATCAGTTCCTTCAGGATTTCGcgctttttttttgtgattgttgccgcccaaaaagcctgattttgcggggttttttaaaagcttttttccccaataacatctcaggggcaagtaaatatgttaaattattggcagttgtttttagaaaacattcttgacgTGGCcacactgactgtattttgattctcttgatttacaGAAAAATTCCATGAAaagactgtattgcacatttacgacggtccttgaatgtacctgcagtgacagaggcacttgacagtcagtcagttcacggcactctgaaatgcatctgcatctttcaacaaggagtttaTCAAAAcgtactaaatgtgtctgatgtatctccaaactggattaaatcaagctgaagtcgggagctttttacggtaatggcggcaaaacgtcaaacctcaaatattaaacagacatccccggttgtgtctttgtcactaacgcacaccggaggtaaaaatcctcaaagaAGATGATAGAGATACATGGAGGTGAGTAGAGCAAGGACGCCCagaaatcgcgctgattggttgaatttgcgttgatagttgcgatcgcgaaataggaacttcctggagggactggttcaTGTACATTCACAAGAGATAAACATGCTGCTCTCTCCTCGGTACCTGCAGAGTTTTTCCCAGCCCCATGCAATGGGCGAGAATGCAGCCGGAGCCAGAGGACTTCTCCATTTTCTTCACAGATTCACAGCAGCAGTCCCACATGAACTGCACTcctgaacacacagagagagactgaaatTAGACCGGGGTTCCTCAATGTAGCAAATCCAGTTTTGTGTTGAACACTTTAACTATTTTGTGACTGAATTCACTTTGCCCTTACCGTCCACCTGATGAGGTTTAAGCTTTGTGACGAGGTTCCTGTGCACCTGCACTATCGGCTCCTTTGTCTCTTCGTTCTCATCCAGCACCAGCTTAGTGGTGATAGGACAGGCCATCAGTGACGACTCCTTGACGACTATAACCTGAGGAAAGATCAGGACAGTCACACAGGTTAGATTTGACTCTTTTTCAGATTGCTGTGAATACATCATCTTATGATTTAACTAAATCCACAAGAGGACTCTCAACTTCCAACTTTTGATAAACAACCCAAGTTAATCAAATCCACTTTACATGTTCATAATTCAGAAATTGATTATGACTGAATGTATGAATGTCTGAGTCTCATTCAAATATGTCAAGTGAGCTCACAATAAGCGCAAgctataaaacacaaaaacacaacagaactaGATTTAAAAGCACTAGGAAAGCTGCCCACAGCCTTTTAATGTCAAACATACCACAGAGGAAttataaataaaggtaaacATGTTACCCTGCATGAAATAATAACAGCTGAGAGCTTAATCCTAGTGCTTAAATTTGACATTGAACACTttgccagtttcacttcataTTTACCTCTCGAAGTTTCTTCCTGAGTTCTTCCCTCTCAGAAATACGTTTCCTcctgtcttcctcctctttcaaaGCATCCCTCGTCTCTGTCCGCAGCTTGTCGTGCTTCAGGATTTTGCGGATCTTTTTGCGTCCCTTTTTGCCGTCTGGATCGTCGTCATCATCTTCCTCCCCGCTCTGTGGAAAGGAACATTAAGTTCAGCCCTCTGATCTTCAGCCCTAAGGGGAAAAATTCACTCCCTACGATCAGAAGCCGAGCAGCCCCATGATTAATTTGTGTCCTCACAACACACTCCAGGGGTAACTTCAAATTACATTTTATGTGCCACGCGTGACCTGACTAGTAAACGTTATGCTGGTCCATCTCCACCTGGCACAACCTGTGTGGGGGGGAAAGAAACTTTGGGACAGTTCAAGACAGACTGCGACCGAGTGCTCTGAATTtcaaacaccttctcattgctGGAAGAGGAATCCTGAACTTTGATCCTGCGtcgcttcttcttctgcttgtaacttctctgtttctcctcatccttcttctTTGAAGATCTACAGACACAAATCAGAAATCACATCAGCAAAAGCAGAAAATCAATCCAGATCCAGTGGCAATAATTAATTCCTGATGATGATTGGTTTAAGTTCTCACTTCTTACCTTGTCTTTCGACgcttcccctctttctctgaTTCACTTACTTCCTCGCTTACCCCCGACTCCTCACTGGACTCTGAGTTATCAAAGTCGGAGTCTGCAGAGTCATCACTGGCCACTAACAGGCCAAAAACAGAAGGCAAAGAAACAGGTCACCTGCTGCTCTTCATCACAGAGTTCAGAATATGTGTCCATACTGGTAGGATGAAATAATCTGATCAAACCTTTTCGTGATGACTTCTTCTTGCCTTTCTTCTTGTCTTTACGAGATGCTTTCTCGTCTCCTGATTCGCCCTCACTCAACGAGAGTTTATGGCGAAGCAGTTTGTGTCGTTTTCCAGCCTTCTTCACATCGGCATCAGAGCTGGAGTCGTCCGAGTCCTCATcttcaaaaagaggaaaaggtttgaaacagcacaaaataaacaaggcTAAACTCAACCAGCAGGATAGAATCTGCAAATATGTGCTACcttgctcctcatcttcatgttCGTCGTCGtcgtcttcctctttttttacttttttggatGACTTCTCAGCCTTATCGTCTCCTTCATTATCTGAAGAACTCTCCGCTCCGGAAGAGTAGTTCGATTTTATTTGTGCAAGAAGCATTTTCTTTGCGATCCTTcaggagaaagacagaaagagacaggcagacaatgGAAAAGTGTGGGGCTTCATTAATCACATTCAAATAAATGGTTCTACAACAAATATTGtaaccaaaataaaaatcagaatGTTCAGGTATTCAAGTAAAGAAACTCACACAATCCTTTTCCTTGTTATgtaacatttacaaaaaaaatatcctTTATGTGGGATGCCAGTTTTGCTAGCGATTAAATTGTGCACCCCATGTTCAGAGATTATAGTCCCCAAAGCAGTTGGCCCAACCATTGGAGTACTCAGCCTCTTAACCTCCTCCACGTTCTCTTCCATTTCCTGCCCTATCCAATGTTGTgtttcccaaaaaaaaaaaggcgctAAAAGCAAATATATATAAACCTCTAAATAATTCTAAGTAAATCCCTTAGAGGTgttaaaaatttaacatttactccAAAAAGGCATGGACTCTCTCCACTGTAAGCTACACCCAGAATAGTGGAAGAATGTGACAGCAATTTCTCCTTGGAGCTTGTGAATGGGCAACTGATGGAAACGATGGCAGCTTATAAAAACCCCATTGATACGAGACACTGCTATTGGCACTATCCTTACTGGAATGAAGGAGGGACAAACACTGCCCTTAGGACACGCtcggaaaataaaatgaaacagccACTGAGCAGCTTTGAGTATCGAAGACATAcagctttaatttttaaaaaagcacaaagtAAAAATATATAGGTCTTGATCAATTTTACATGTGGAGGGGCGTACCTGTTCTCAGGATCGTCGTCGTCATCATCCTCACAGACCCCAGAGATCTTCTCTTTGTCATCTTCGTCTCCTTCAAAACAGAATAACACACACTTTGTTAATGGAAGAGTAAAttcattattaaattaataCTTTCACATATTCTTAACATTCATAATTCGTTTTTACAATTCAGTGTAGGTCAGCTGCTCATGAACTGTCTTGTGAGCAGTAGAGGACTTCATGCTAAGATAAGCCATGGAACATCCGCTGGCACTAGCAACATAATTACAGTACATACatgtgaggaagaaaaaacTAAGGGTATAGATTTCAAAATTTCGTTTCTTGTAATTCATGGACTAAAAGTCCGGTAGACTGAGTAGGGTGAGGAGCTTAACCCGGGCCATGAAACTCTTTTTCTCTTATAAACGATTTACCTGAGGATTGGTGGAAAGGTCCACTTGCCCCCATCACATTATCCTCCACAATAGGTTTGATCTTTTGCTGATCGCTGTCCTCTCCGGAGTCACCGTcaggctgctgctcctcctcgtcctcgctGGATGAAGACTGCAGCTTAGAAGGTGTTGAGGAGTTCTTTCTCTTGCTCTTCTTCTCATAAGACCGTTTCCGCTCCGATCCCTTCTTCTCGGGTGACTTTTTGTCGTCCCCTTTTGCTTCATCTTGCTTCTTCACACGGCTAGATCGCCTCCTTTCTGTGCTCACTttactcttcttctctttctcgtGGTCGCCGTCGGAGTCTGATGAGTCCGAGCCTTTagatttcttcttcttgggtttttttttacttttgttctCTGGATCTGAATCAGAGCTTTCAGACTTTCTTTTACGTTTGGACGCTTTGTCTGTTTCCTTTGCTGATGTGTTGTTTGATTTGAATAAACACTTCTTAGCACTTTTGCCCTCTTGTTCCTCATCTGTGCTGTTTGCTGCTGCAGCTTTCTCTAACAGTATGTCAGGAACTACATCTGAGTCAGAGTCCACTGTCTTTTCCTCTGAAGCTTtgctctgcttctcctcttcctcttcttcttcttcgtcttcgtcttctttttcttcatcttctttttcttctttcttggtCTTGGAAGATTTCTTAGAGTTAGAACGTTTCTTGGAGGACTTGGCCTTGCTCTTGCCattttcctctgtctctgagtCAGAGGACTCTTCCTTGCTCTTGTTATCAGTCTGCTTCCTCAAGGGCGTGGTCTTCACTCTACTAGAGCGCCTGCTGGGAGGTGGGCTCTCGGTCTTATCCGCACTGGCCTCATCTTCCTTTTCCTCACATTTTtcatctttgctttttttgagtgtctcttcatctttctctttgtttttggtcCTGGAGGTTCTTGATCCAATTGTTGTCACGACGGGCACAGGAGTCAGTTTGACTATGAGGTTCTTGACCTTGGGCTGGGGGCGCTCAGAGTCTGTTGAGTTTGTGATTGGCTTTGTGTCTGTATtcttgtcagtgtttgtggccAGGTCACTGTCTTTCTGTGACAGCATGCTAGAGTCTGCCAGACTTTCTACCATCTGAAAAAGCTCCTCGGGAACTGAAGGGGGCACAGACATAATGTCATGGTCTAGAGACATTTCACTGGTTGACAAAAGCGCATCATCACACATTTCagttttaatgttctttttggTTACATCAGTTTCTGTCTGGCTGTCTTTCGTTTCACTCTCCAACGGCATCTGATCATTTTCCATGTCCTGCTCAACATGTTTCTCCAAAACTGGATCCTCAACAGGATCCTCAACAGGATCCTCAACAAGATCTTCAATGGGATCATCATCCAGTTCCTCACCCGAGTCCTGGTTGAGATCCTCGTTAGGCGGCCCGTCCTGCTTCTCATCCATTTCCTCACCATAGTCCTTGTTGAAATCCTCGTTAGGCTGCTCATCCTGCTTCTCATCCATTTCCTCACCTGAGTCCTTGTTGAAATCCTCGTTAGGGTGCCCGTCCTGCTTCTCATCCATTTCTTCAACCAGATCCTTGTTAAGATCCTCATTTGGCTGCCCATCCTGCTTCTCATCCATTTCTTCAACCAGATCCTTGTTGATATCCTCATTTGGCTGCTCATCCTGCTCCATCACCTGTTCCTTGTcttgctcctcttcttcatcagcCTCAACACCTGCATCCGCCACATCATCCGTGTGTTCGTTTTTCACAGGTTGACTAACTTCAGTGCTCTTTTTCATGACATGTTGCTCGTCATTCCCGTTCTGCAGCTCCATACTTTTAAACTCAGGCACCAAGGACGCCTCCAAAGCACTGTGGGCTTTTTCAGATCAGCGAGCACGGCCTTGAAGGCTTTCAAATGTCGATACCTGATAGACTTATCTCCCTGCTCCTCTGCAGCCTGCTGGATGAACTGAATGAACGTATTGTTCAAACCTGTCGTAGTTTCAAcaagttttttgtctttttaataagTTCTTTGGGTACCTGCAGCTTTTGTAGGAAAATGTCATGGTCCCTGAGCCTTCGGTGTGTTCTTTTCCATTCACCACTGCTTTGTGCTCTTTTACTGCTTTgctcttgtgtttcctgctctCACGTTCCTCTGAGGTTTTGTCGGATTTTCGTAGCTTCAGTTCTAGTTGTTCCATGACACTGTGGCATTTGGAGGCCAGATCCTGTAGAGGGTCAGACCTGCAGACGTAGCAGTGCCACTTGAGAGCTCATCAGTGATGACTGAGAGCTCCTTCCTGCCCAGGTTGCGCAGGATGCACTTCTTGCAGAAAGCATTGCTACAGTAGTCACAGCAGATGAGTTTGCCACCTTCAGCACACCACCTGGGGAGAAAAaggttttacacatttttagaaAATATACAAAACGTGGTTCTTGAAGTCTTGAATGTTCAGACCACTTGTAGTTTCAAAAATTTGTGAAACCTGAATAAGTATTGAGCATACACTGTATGATTACAAAAGCGAAGGAAAAGGGGTCAAATCTATTTCTAATATTTCAAATATTCTTATGAGACTCTCTGTCGAGTCCACTGAGGGAGAGGTTGTATTTAAGCATTGCTTTTCTTTGCATCTTTGTCTCTTGATTAAGAAATACATGTACAATTTTGTTAGTCTTGTGTAAAAAATTGTTTACCTGCACTGCTCATCCATCCCATCAGAGTCTTTGTTGATGTCATCACTTGTGTAATACTTGTAGCATGACTATAGGAGGAGGAAATAAAGTCATCACCGatacaccaatttaaaaaaaacattactatGATGGCTATGAGAGTAAGTGAGCTTTCctaccctgcaaataagtacttTGAGCACAGGATGCTCATACACAGAGTTGCGCTGAAACTGGTTGACTTGTTTTCCACAGGCCGTGCAGCTTACTTCTTTTGCAGGGTGTCATCTGTGAAAAGTAGAAAAGAACAGTTTAATTGTTTCCCTCTGCTTTTTCACTTTTTGAGTGATAACTTTGAAGTCCACTGACATTCAAGATTCTATGTGCACTCGCTTGTCGTAAACTGGTTAAATATCCAAACTATGACATGGAGTCACCTGTATGTTCTGTTTGAAGTCCACTCTGAGTTTCATGgcgcctttattgtcattcccAGCTGGCCTGATCACTAAAGTGCCTGTTCAAAGGCAAAAGCAAAAAGAATACAGCATAATCAGCATCCGATTCAGTGATCTCTCAAGAAGAAACCAGTGGCTCGGTGGTTAATACCTCTAGATACACTGCTTGTGTTGTTGTCAGAGGGGTTGTCAGAGGAGGCACCTTCATTCTGACTCTCCGCTGACTCTGATTCATTCGGTCCAGTGTGCTTAGCTACAGTAGCGGATTCCTGAAATCAGTTTGCACATATCTTGAATATTTTAAGCCGTTTGTGAGAACAGTTTTGCAGACATGACGTAAGAAATCAGtttaacatcaacattaaagaaaaactgCTTCTCACCTCTTGTTGCGAGAAGAAGAGGGCTTCATAGTTTCTTTTGAGCTCCCAGGCTGAAGAGGATACAAAGTGTATTTCGACAGTTTGATAACTCAGACAGAAacatataaaaatgtgaaaatctgTGCTTTggattttctttctcttgtctgttacatgaaaacacactgatAACTTTCCAAAAATAGCTGCAAACTTacctcctctgttttctctgccaTTTGGTCAATGATTGTTTCGGAAGAAGGCAGACTCATTTTACCTGGTGAGACATTGAACAACATACTCTTAAATGAGGATTTCATAGTGGGGTATTACATTGATCTGTGTCAGTAATGTGATGACATGTCTGCATGTATTTAGTGTCAGCAAGCACAATCAGACAAGACATGACAAGCAAGCAGTAGTTTCTACAGTCCATGTGCTGGCCACTATTTCACAATTCCTTTTCATATTCATATAAtagaatattttatttatttcagggtGGCCCCCAAGCAGCCTGACAGAGTCATGGCTTCCACTTCAAAGAGGATAAGCAAGAACTACGTACATTTTTGTAAATACAGCAACATTCTGGTATATATATTGAAAGAAAATGGAAATGGGAATTAACAGCAACAGAAAAGAATAACAAAATAGCACATCGCAGCAAACTCGTAACTACTGTAATATTTTATAGACTTAACTCAGACTGACAAAAACtatattttgttaaaatttACTTTGCTCAAATGTGATAAGTACACATAATTATACAGAATTACATGCATCCTTCAGGGTTGAGTGTGAGTCttcatgttttgagttgtgttgAGTTTATGCTTTAGTCAAAGATTGCAGACAATCCTCCGATGTTTGATGTTGGTCCAACGTCCAAACAAACTTCACTAAAGTGCACGTCAATAATCACTGGGAACAACGAAGATTAAACGTACAAGCTTTAGATATGGAATGAGTTCGACGATGGGTAAAAAATGTCACATGCCATCtccagcttaaaaaaaaaactaaaattgcaACTTCTAGCAATGTATGGTTAATTTACTGATCATATCAATGCACCTacttatatatgtatgtaaccACAATATTggattgtctgttgtgtgtttgttgtctgttagtatgttgttgttgttgtatcttgtctgttaCATCTTTATTTGTGGGAAATTGGGCCCCCTATTAAAAGCTCTAAACAGCttccttggggtcacccctttccacacatccaaccattgtgaaatgtttaatgaatatatatatagatgtacatttgtgatgatgtgtgtgtgtaaattaaCCAAAAAACTAGACATCTTATAGACCTAACTCAGACTGACAAAAGCTATATTGTGTTAAAATGTACTTTGCTCAAATGTGATAAGTACATATAATTATACGCAATGACATGCATCCTTCGAGGGTTGAGTGTGAGTCTTcgtgttttgagttgtgttgAGTTTATGCTTTAATCAGAGATTGCAGACAATGCTctgatgtttgatgttgtttttaaagtaaacttaagagttaccttttaatttggagtaatttattttcagccctggactgcattgttattagttgtattattattttaaccattgttatttgaatcattgctttaacatatatgtatcttatttaattatatatttattattgtattcatctgatcttgttaaagCTACCTTAATTCTAGCTTTTCTTTCCAATATTACGtatcttattaattttactgtattgattttattctatttttaagtattttatttataatcatgccttttataattttaccattgttgttgttttctgtctctctgttattctgtgaagcactttgggctgcaagttttttatgtatgaaggatgctatataaataaagctgaattGGTCCAACGTCCAAACAAACTTCACTAAAGTGCACGTCAATACAAAAGCATGATATCagcattaatatatttatttattagatttttttttttaatttctggtATCTACATATGATTATTGGTGAATATTTCAGGAGCACATCCCCAGACAGAGCCCCGCTGTTTATTTTGCGTCATCATAACGTGCTGATTAGATCTCTCAGAGCGGACTGGAGCTATCACTGTCCGGCCAGCATCAACCAGGCCCTGAAATGAGTCCAAATCCTTTGTCAGTCGAAGAAAAAGAGCCCGTTTGCCTTGGCACGCCTCTCCATTTGCAGCTTTGTgcttccttgtttttttcttcgaTGCAGTCTCTCCATGTTTTGACAACACATGAAACCTCTGCCTATCATAGATGCCGAGTttgagctaacattagcagctaCAGCCACCAATGATAATGAAGACCTACTTCCTTCCATTGCCCCACGTTGCCCTGGCAACATTGCAATCTCGTCGGTGCATGCCATGCAGTGTCCTATGCATGGCATGCACCGAAACATGCactgaaacatgcacacacacacacacacacacacagacacaggcctTCCCGCTTTCTTACGACACCATGACACGAACCACTGCGCGCACTGCAGCCTGGCACAAACCTAGCTGCTAGCACTGAACGTTAACCGTTAGTCTGAATAcaaataacctttatttatacagacagGCACACTTTGTTATTTTGATTCGTACAACAAACCTCCCTGTAAACCCACGTTAGGCTATGAAAATGCATGTGTACGAACTTAAGCATTGCCGGCTATCCTAGCTTGCTAACTAGCATCCTGCACTCATGGCCCGGCGCGCCGCTAGTGAAGGTAGCACTGTAATCAAACCCCGACTTATCTAAACAAACACACTACACCGTGTTCACACCTGCTTTCCATCGTCGCCATTGCTCATCTGGTGCAGACACGTTTCGTTAAAGATAGAAGTAGTCCAGTTTGGTCTAATTGGTAGGATTCCCGATGTTATAAAGGCAAGAAGAAGCACTGAATACCGAAACAACTCCGGTCAGAGCAGACAAAGCGAGGGGACCATCTTGCCGGATGGCTGTGGACGCAGTAAAATGGCGCATCTAGCCTAAATCCGGTGAGCTCTCCTATTGGCGGACAGTCTCCGATGCTCTGCCTCTCTAAGTGGTCCAGGTTCACCGTAGCTTATTGATTCGTTAAGTCAAGAAGGGAGTGATTTTCTCGGGGAACTGAAATGCTGCTGGCTGTATTTccatttcattcatttgttaACACTGAGAATGGCGCGCGGGTTTGTTTTCGCGTCCACTCAGTCAGTCCATGGAGAGTCAATACAGTGGTTGATGAGGTTATTATGGTCTGCATCAACAATCAACTCTTCCCTCAACAACATAGGAACCATgtaaaaaattacaaattaaagcaaaaaaaaacaaaacaatcactgagagattcatcaagaaaaaaaaatagagagagTCTAGTATACGTGCACACATATCGATATGTAAATATACAaggcaacaattctccaagcagaattccatatttctatttattttattatttaactactattttttttatttaaaaactacctctgctactcaccccTGCACtactatcatattattttagcctgtacatattagtcatgcctatttgttgttcttttgtatttatagctgatgttattgtaattatatattttatttttatttgtatgtcttattcttatgccttgtacaaagagagcacagtttacctaagtcaaattccttgtgtgttcaagcataactggccaataaagctgattctgattctgattctgtacatacatacgtacaaatacacatacacatacacatgcagagagagagagagagagagagagagagagagagagagagagagagagagagagagagatgaagagacaggcagacaaaggaaagaaagagggcaGGGATCAGTGAAGGTATAGTTTAAATTatctatctgtttgttttttaagcatCACAGATAGAACAAAAAACAGAGGTGGCAAAAATAGAGCAGGAGGTGAAATGCTGACAAAAGGGGGGAAAGCTCACCATTCTAAGTCACAGTCTGCAtatactgaaacacacacatgattaAATGAATGTGTAACAACTTAAGCAGGCAAATAAGTCATCAATCAAATTTATTTGATGTGCTTAATGATGACATTAAACATAATATCTTAACTTTGCTCAAAGATACAAAATAATGACCATCTCCTGTGATTTTGGTACCTCCTTAATTAAATGTGCTGATGTACTGGAATACTATGAATGCTATGCAACACATATTACCTGAAGATGGGGCTCTTTTTCCAAATGAGTCAGTTTGTGATGCAACATCAATATAAAATGTGGAAAGTGGGAAATTGTAAGAGTTTGcaaataaatgagtaaaaaacaacttttttgtcaacaagaaacattcaaactcaggctttttttttttcttatattctATACAAAaagttatttgaattattttcaacattctgTTATTTCAAGAAGTATTTAATTGAAAGATTGATGTTGTTTTCCCTCAGACCTCAACAAGTATTTTAATAAGAATTATTATTCTCCTGAACTTATGTATTAAAGACTGATATATGTGCCGGTGCTCTATATTAACATCTTTTTTAGGGTCTTATCC is a genomic window of Notolabrus celidotus isolate fNotCel1 chromosome 8, fNotCel1.pri, whole genome shotgun sequence containing:
- the atrx gene encoding transcriptional regulator ATRX gives rise to the protein MELQNGNDEQHVMKKSTEVSQPVKNEHTDDVADAGVEADEEEEQDKEQVMEQDEQPNEDINKDLVEEMDEKQDGQPNEDLNKDLVEEMDEKQDGHPNEDFNKDSGEEMDEKQDEQPNEDFNKDYGEEMDEKQDGPPNEDLNQDSGEELDDDPIEDLVEDPVEDPVEDPVLEKHVEQDMENDQMPLESETKDSQTETDVTKKNIKTEMCDDALLSTSEMSLDHDIMSVPPSVPEELFQMVESLADSSMLSQKDSDLATNTDKNTDTKPITNSTDSERPQPKVKNLIVKLTPVPVVTTIGSRTSRTKNKEKDEETLKKSKDEKCEEKEDEASADKTESPPPSRRSSRVKTTPLRKQTDNKSKEESSDSETEENGKSKAKSSKKRSNSKKSSKTKKEEKEDEEKEDEDEEEEEEEEKQSKASEEKTVDSDSDVVPDILLEKAAAANSTDEEQEGKSAKKCLFKSNNTSAKETDKASKRKRKSESSDSDPENKSKKKPKKKKSKGSDSSDSDGDHEKEKKSKVSTERRRSSRVKKQDEAKGDDKKSPEKKGSERKRSYEKKSKRKNSSTPSKLQSSSSEDEEEQQPDGDSGEDSDQQKIKPIVEDNVMGASGPFHQSSGDEDDKEKISGVCEDDDDDDPENRIAKKMLLAQIKSNYSSGAESSSDNEGDDKAEKSSKKVKKEEDDDDEHEDEEQDEDSDDSSSDADVKKAGKRHKLLRHKLSLSEGESGDEKASRKDKKKGKKKSSRKVASDDSADSDFDNSESSEESGVSEEVSESEKEGKRRKTRSSKKKDEEKQRSYKQKKKRRRIKVQDSSSSNEKSGEEDDDDDPDGKKGRKKIRKILKHDKLRTETRDALKEEEDRRKRISEREELRKKLREVIVVKESSLMACPITTKLVLDENEETKEPIVQVHRNLVTKLKPHQVDGVQFMWDCCCESVKKMEKSSGSGCILAHCMGLGKTLQVVTFLHTLLLCEKLDFTTALVVCPLNTVLNWLNEFEKWQEGMKDEESLEVTELATVKRPQERALALQQWQESGGVMIMGYEMYRNLTQGRNIKSKKLKETFQKTLVDPGPDMVICDEGHILKNEASAVSKAMNSIRTRRRVVLTGTPLQNNLVEYHCMVNFIKENLLGSIKEFRNRFINPIQNGQCADSTFQDVRIMKKRAHILYEMLAGCVQRKDYTALTKFLPPKHEYVLSVRVTPIQCKLYRYYLEHFTGIGNAVEGGRGRAGTKLFQDFQMLSRIWTHPWCLQLDYISKENRGFFDEDSMDEFIASETEESSMSMTSEDEKKKKKKKGKKRGSEDSDSDDVEVIKEWNSSSRGKNGEGRSRPEPVEEPAAQPSSSAPGSPTPDWHKEFVTEQDAEILEHSGKMTLLFEILRMAEEVDEKVLVFSQSLISLDLIEDFLELACRAKDEDKVSPYKGDGKWFRNIDYYRLDGSTGALTRKKWAEDFNDTSNTRGRLFLISTRAGSLGINLVAANRVIIFDASWNPSYDVQSIFRVYRFGQVKTVYVYRFLAQGTMEEKIYDRQVTKQSLSFRVVDQQQIERHFTTHELTELYNFQPDQLDDPTEKKSKKATPLLPKDPFLAEMLQNNKDQIVCYHEHDSLLDHKEEEALSEEDRKAAWAEYEAEKKGLLMRTNYPSQYSQMDMGGSSYFNYNMAALASMTNQQLEDLINQGRQKVIEATNALKTLGRETMEDTIARVWKENAALTESQVQSIALGRQASIEMELKRREAVYREVLTRQQTLMMYVQKLITNRKVQEQQLAMANQASYLNQLALQNGMMGSGGLSQMDLLGLYQQLHGLSSHQGMGKNPGPSKGL